The nucleotide window TTTATTAGAAAAAGATGATAAAAGATTATTTCCTAAAACAGGTAAAAAGTAATTTGCCTTACCTTCCTAATGTTGGGCAGGAGAAAATGCTCGAGGCATTGTGCGATTTCCTGTTCGAAGGAATCGACGAATCGTTATTTCTGCTTACCGGTTATGCGGGAACTGGTAAAACTTCATTGGTCGGTGCCTTGGTAAAAACGCTTGGGACATTTCAGCGAAAGGCTGTTTTGCTTGCACCTACTGGGCGTGCCGCAAAAGTGTTTTCTTTATATGCCGGACATGCCGCTTATACGATTCATAAGAAAATATACCGGCAAAGAAGTTTTACTGGTGATTACGATGGTTTTCAGATAACCGATAATTTGCATAAAAATACTTTGTTTATCGTAGATGAAGCTTCTATGATATCGAATATATCTTCAGATACTTACGTATACGGTTCGGGATGTTTACTCGATGATCTGATAGAGTATGTTTATTCCGGAGAAGGATGTCGTCTTATCTTATTAGGAGACAGGGCTCAGTTGCCGCCGGTGGGACAGGAAAACAGCCCTGCACTCGATAAGAACGTCCTTTCGGGATACGGTTTGCAAGTATTCGATGCCGAATTGCATACCGTTGCCCGGCAGGCAGGCGATTCGGGAATACTTTTTAATGCGACCCATTTGAGAGAACAGATGTTTTCCGATCCTTCAGCGATTCCCCATATCTGGTTTTCTTCTTTTCAGGACATCGAGAAAGTATCCGGAGAGTTTTTGGTAGAAACTATTTCAACGGCGTATGATCGGGACGGAATGGATGAAACGATCGTAATTACACGTTCTAATAAACGGGCCAATATATTCAATCAGGGAATACGTAACCAGATCTTGTACCGGGATGAAGAACTTACGGCCGGAGATATGTTATTGATTGCCAAGAATAATTATTTTTGGAGTGAGAAATATAAAGAGATCGATTTTATCGCCAACGGAGATGTAGCCCGGGTAGTAAAAGTGAGAAATACTCGGGAAATGTATGGTTTCCGTTTTGCGGATGTTGCACTGTATTTTCCCGATTATGAAGTGGAAATCGAGTGTAAAATTATCCTCGATACATTATCGACAGAGGCTCCGGCTTTAACCTCTGAAATGAATAACCGGCTGTTTATGTCGGTATATGAAGATTATTTTGATATAACGACGAAGCGGGAAAAGCTGAAAAAAGTGAAGATAGATCCATGGTATAATGCATTGCAGGTAAAATACGCTTATGCTGTAACCTGTCATAAAGCACAAGGCGGACAATGGAAAAATGTGTTTATCGATATGGGATATATACGAACCGAGTTTTTAGGCCTCGATTTTTACCGGTGGCTTTATACGGCTTTTACCCGCTCATCACGACATTTGTATATAATAAACCCAGCGGAAGAATTTTGCGAATAACCGTTTTTTTGTAAATTACAGCACAGGGCTGAGTAGTCGTACTACAGATTCTACTATTCTTTTTTGTAGCGGTCGGTTTATCCAATGTTTTAACGTTATACGCCGACAGTTTTTCTGGTCGTTCAAGAATATGTTTTTCATGTCTAATGCCAACTCTTTATTGTACATAAAAGCATTTACTTCGAAATTGTGATCGAAGCTTCTGAAATCGAGGTTAGTCGATCCGATCGTTGAAAATTCGTCATCGATGACGATCGATTTGGCATGTAAAAATCCGGGCTGATAAAAATACACTTTCACTCCGGCTTTCAACATAGGGGTTATATAAGAGTGGGAGGCTCTCTGTAATACGGGAGAATCGGATTTTTCCGGTAGCATCAGTCTTACATCTACTTTAGCAAGAGCTGCAACCTGTAAGATTTTCATCAGACTTTCGGTAGGAAGAAAATACGGAGTTTGTATATAAATGTATTGTTTAGCGTTGCCGATAGCTTTTAAAAAAGTAAGCGATATTTCTTTCCATTCTCCGATCGGGCCGCTCGTTATGATTTGAATATCTATTTTCCCTTGTGGAGCCACTGAAGGAAAGTATATACTTTCCGAAAGCAATTCGCGACTGGTAAAGCACCAATCTACCGCGAACGACGACTGTAGACCTTGTACGGCCGGCCCTTCGATACGCATGTGGGTGTCTCTCCATATACCCCAGGAAACGCCGTTATAATAACGATCGGCGATATTCATCCCGCCGATAAAGCCTACTTTCCCGTCGATGATTACGATCTTTCGGTGATTCCTATAATTGATTTTATTGGCTAATTGCGGAAAATTCACTTCAAAAAAAGGATTTACCTCGATCCCCGCATCGATCATTTCCGAAAAAAATTTGTTTTTTACTCTCCAGCATCCGACATCGTCGTATATTACACGTACTTCTACACCTTCTTTTGCCTTTTCGATAAGAATATCCCTGATTTCGTGTCCGAGTACGTCGTCATTAAATATATAATATTGCAGGTGAATAAAGAGACTGGCTTTCAGCAGTTCTTTTTTCAGATCGATAAATTTTTCTTTTCCGGTGGTATATATAGTTACTTTATTTCCGGGATATAATAGGGCTTGGTTAAGATTAAATCCCAGCTTTATTTGTTGTTTGGCCGAATCGGAGAGTTGCGATTCGGAAGTATCGAATTCTCCGTAAGAAATATTTCGTAATAATTTGCGTTTTCCTTTGCGTGATATCATGCGTTGACGCCGGTATTCCTGCCCGAAGAAGAAATAAAATACGATGCCGACAATCGGCAGAAAAAGCAATACGACGATCCATGCAATACTTTTTACCGGGTTCCGATTTTCTGAAATCACTACGATAATGGTACTGATTATGGTTATAAAATATATCACATACAGACTGGTGTATAACCAGTCGTTGATGTCCTGAATGCTGGCGAGGATCATTTCCTAAAATTTATATGACATTCGAAAAACTAATTTCGTAAAAAAATCTGATTTTATCAAAAAAATACTCTTAAAAGTGATAATTTGTCGGATTGACCGATCTCGTACAAACAGTTTTATGATTGAAAAATTCATAAAAAGCGAGTTAAAATTTGTAGTTTTCTTAAATCGCTATTTAATGTAGATAAAAATTTATATCTTTAAGAGAAAAATTTAATAAATAATACTATGATTACATGTACGATTGGAGAAAATGCAGGACGTTTATGGAACATCCTGAATGAGACGGGAGAAATGACGATATCTCAGCTTATGAGCAGTCTCGCTATCGATGAGAGATCGTTATTTTCAGCGATCGGATGGTTAGCCAGAGAAGGTAAAATCTATGGTCGTGAACAAAACGGAGAATTATATTTCAGTAATCAATTGTTTGAAGGTTTTATCAATTTCGGATAAAATGCAGGATGCGATATAATGGGGTTATCCTAAAATCGGATAACCCTGCTCAACAGAGAGAAAGAAGTTGATAGAATGATTGATAAAAAACTTATCTCGGAGACCTTTAATTAAAAAGCTTTACTTTACATAGAAATAAGAAGTCTGCTATTCTGACGATGATCAGATATTCAAGATCCGTAAGATATACTTATTGAAAGCTATAATCATACATTTAAAAAATAAACTACGATGAAAAGAATATTTTTAGCGTACATGGGACTAATAATGCTTAGCGGGTGCTGGTCATTTCAAAATAAACAAACGAAAACAGATTCACAAACAGAAAGTAAAGTTAATATTTGCGTTTTAAACTCCGACACAAATAATCATGTGAGTGAAGCGAATAGTGATGAACCTAAATTATTTGTGAATGAAACAGATTGGAAAGGTTTAAAATGCGAGAAATATTCAGAGGATGATGGATACACGACCATTCAGAAGTGCATTTTTCCTAACGCTAATATGACACAAGTATATGATATTATTAAGCGAATCAATGAGAATCTGAAAGATACACTACCCCAAAAAGACATCGAATACATTTCTGAAGTGGATAAATATATTCAGGTTTATTATAAGTATAAAACAACAAATGACCTCTTAATAGAAGTTGACTACCCAGGAGGGGTTACCTGTTTTGAAATTACGCAAAAGGACAAAAATACTGTCACCAAAATATCTTATGCGGCTGAT belongs to Coprobacter tertius and includes:
- a CDS encoding winged helix-turn-helix domain-containing protein; this encodes MITCTIGENAGRLWNILNETGEMTISQLMSSLAIDERSLFSAIGWLAREGKIYGREQNGELYFSNQLFEGFINFG
- a CDS encoding ATP-dependent DNA helicase, whose amino-acid sequence is MIKDYFLKQVKSNLPYLPNVGQEKMLEALCDFLFEGIDESLFLLTGYAGTGKTSLVGALVKTLGTFQRKAVLLAPTGRAAKVFSLYAGHAAYTIHKKIYRQRSFTGDYDGFQITDNLHKNTLFIVDEASMISNISSDTYVYGSGCLLDDLIEYVYSGEGCRLILLGDRAQLPPVGQENSPALDKNVLSGYGLQVFDAELHTVARQAGDSGILFNATHLREQMFSDPSAIPHIWFSSFQDIEKVSGEFLVETISTAYDRDGMDETIVITRSNKRANIFNQGIRNQILYRDEELTAGDMLLIAKNNYFWSEKYKEIDFIANGDVARVVKVRNTREMYGFRFADVALYFPDYEVEIECKIILDTLSTEAPALTSEMNNRLFMSVYEDYFDITTKREKLKKVKIDPWYNALQVKYAYAVTCHKAQGGQWKNVFIDMGYIRTEFLGLDFYRWLYTAFTRSSRHLYIINPAEEFCE
- the cls gene encoding cardiolipin synthase, yielding MILASIQDINDWLYTSLYVIYFITIISTIIVVISENRNPVKSIAWIVVLLFLPIVGIVFYFFFGQEYRRQRMISRKGKRKLLRNISYGEFDTSESQLSDSAKQQIKLGFNLNQALLYPGNKVTIYTTGKEKFIDLKKELLKASLFIHLQYYIFNDDVLGHEIRDILIEKAKEGVEVRVIYDDVGCWRVKNKFFSEMIDAGIEVNPFFEVNFPQLANKINYRNHRKIVIIDGKVGFIGGMNIADRYYNGVSWGIWRDTHMRIEGPAVQGLQSSFAVDWCFTSRELLSESIYFPSVAPQGKIDIQIITSGPIGEWKEISLTFLKAIGNAKQYIYIQTPYFLPTESLMKILQVAALAKVDVRLMLPEKSDSPVLQRASHSYITPMLKAGVKVYFYQPGFLHAKSIVIDDEFSTIGSTNLDFRSFDHNFEVNAFMYNKELALDMKNIFLNDQKNCRRITLKHWINRPLQKRIVESVVRLLSPVL